One region of Vallitalea okinawensis genomic DNA includes:
- a CDS encoding ABC transporter permease, whose amino-acid sequence MELSFGKKKTTSLRKTNWKDYFKSHWQLYLLVSLPLLQVIIFSYVPMYGITIAFKDYNIFKGVLGSEWVGLDVFRYIFSYNRFFKVVRNTLTLNILDIIFGFPAPILLALLLNEIKNSKLKKSIQSIVYLPHFLSVVIVAGFVYQLFSTRRGLVNSIITGLGMEAIPFLTEINSWITIYVGSGVWQGIGWGSIIYLAAISGISPQLYEAAIVDGASKLRRMWHITLPGIRSTIIVLFILKIGGIMSAGFERPYVMGNALVSDVSEVIGVFVYHVGMESGQYSVATAVGLFQSVIGLILVVLVNRLAKLFGEDGIW is encoded by the coding sequence ATGGAATTATCTTTTGGCAAAAAGAAGACTACATCTTTAAGAAAAACTAATTGGAAAGACTACTTTAAAAGTCATTGGCAATTATATTTATTGGTTTCTTTACCGTTATTACAGGTTATTATCTTTAGTTATGTACCGATGTATGGTATTACCATTGCTTTCAAAGACTATAACATCTTTAAAGGTGTACTTGGTAGCGAATGGGTTGGTTTAGATGTATTTCGATATATTTTTTCTTATAATCGTTTTTTTAAAGTAGTACGAAATACACTTACCTTAAACATACTTGATATAATTTTTGGTTTTCCTGCACCTATCCTATTGGCATTATTATTAAATGAGATTAAAAATTCAAAACTAAAAAAATCCATCCAATCCATTGTCTATTTACCTCATTTTCTATCTGTTGTTATCGTTGCAGGTTTTGTCTATCAGTTATTTTCAACAAGAAGAGGCTTAGTTAACTCCATCATAACAGGATTAGGAATGGAGGCTATCCCCTTTTTGACAGAGATTAATAGTTGGATAACCATTTATGTTGGTTCAGGCGTTTGGCAAGGAATTGGTTGGGGTAGTATTATCTATCTTGCTGCAATATCTGGCATTAGTCCACAACTCTATGAAGCTGCTATCGTTGATGGAGCTAGTAAACTGAGAAGAATGTGGCATATCACTCTTCCAGGTATTCGATCTACGATCATCGTACTCTTTATACTCAAAATAGGAGGTATTATGTCTGCAGGCTTTGAACGCCCTTATGTTATGGGTAATGCATTAGTTTCTGATGTTTCTGAGGTAATCGGGGTTTTTGTTTACCATGTTGGTATGGAGAGTGGTCAGTATAGTGTTGCAACAGCAGTTGGGCTATTCCAATCCGTTATTGGACTTATTTTAGTTGTTCTCGTCAATCGACTTGCCAAATTGTTTGGTGAAGATGGTATATGGTAA
- a CDS encoding carbohydrate ABC transporter permease, whose product MSKSIKKSNKLNHVLSVLLLLVCIVLFIFPFLNIVAVSLSSARAVYSGEVYLWPIELDTQAWQLIFQNASLIRSLVFTIFMTFIFTVLAMILTICAAYPLSKKNFKGRNVILLVFVFTMYFSGGLIPKYLVVSSLNLLDTFWALILPGMFSVYNMLILKTFFASIPQSLEESARIDGCSDIGIVIKIIFPLSLPAIATLSLFYAVSRWNSFSDALFYVSKGELQPLQLYLQRLLATFANSEEVKDANQNVTVVLQESLTAASIIFVSVPIIMVYPFLQKYFVKGVMIGSVKG is encoded by the coding sequence ATGTCAAAATCAATTAAAAAAAGTAATAAATTAAATCATGTTCTTTCTGTATTACTTCTATTAGTTTGTATTGTATTATTTATATTTCCCTTTTTGAATATAGTAGCTGTATCCTTAAGCTCAGCAAGAGCTGTTTATTCTGGTGAAGTGTATCTATGGCCTATTGAATTGGATACACAGGCATGGCAATTAATTTTCCAAAATGCCTCTTTAATAAGATCTTTAGTGTTTACTATCTTTATGACTTTTATCTTCACAGTATTAGCTATGATTTTAACCATATGTGCAGCTTATCCTCTTTCTAAGAAGAACTTCAAAGGGCGAAACGTTATCCTCTTAGTGTTTGTTTTTACCATGTATTTTAGTGGTGGCTTAATCCCAAAGTATCTTGTAGTCAGTAGTCTAAACCTACTGGATACCTTTTGGGCACTGATTTTGCCAGGTATGTTTAGTGTCTATAACATGTTGATTTTAAAGACTTTCTTTGCATCTATACCGCAGAGTTTAGAAGAGTCTGCTCGTATAGATGGTTGTTCAGATATTGGAATTGTAATTAAAATAATATTCCCTCTATCATTACCAGCAATTGCTACCTTAAGCTTATTCTATGCTGTAAGTAGATGGAACAGTTTCTCAGATGCATTGTTCTATGTCAGCAAAGGCGAATTGCAACCGCTTCAATTATATCTTCAAAGGTTACTGGCAACCTTTGCTAACTCTGAAGAAGTCAAAGATGCCAATCAAAACGTAACAGTTGTACTACAGGAGTCATTAACGGCTGCAAGTATTATTTTCGTATCCGTACCCATCATTATGGTATACCCTTTCTTACAAAAGTATTTTGTAAAGGGTGTTATGATCGGTTCAGTAAAAGGTTAA
- a CDS encoding extracellular solute-binding protein has translation MKKRRLIICFSLILVLIMNLLVGCSKDEDTKQSNNTKATDSTKQTEAKRKVLTIMRDYPGVNEEIIPGSGDYFDSNWTTRYVQENFGDPNNIDVKWDLIHSDTYIEKLTIKLASNSSPDIFYVSSGSGSFITNMVLQGGIAELSESVDKYGSNLKKQLGEDHITTYGTMNGGLYAIPGVEDILGVSNHWMRKDWLDKLGLDVPETFDEWYTAIKMFKDEDPGNLGDDVIPFGTHFLKYPTPYERIVTHFIDYESMSEEDYYAYSGYGTEHFKPGFKEGIRFLNQMYNDGLISPEFALDGGDYDILIEDITTGKVGSFTRNILWPVDRHSGDKSLFDLMKENVPDGEWVEVDCFTNKYTGKTDKPVDNPVLSYVAIPASSEVVDEAVMYLDWLIQPEQMFALQYGIEGVTYDMVDGVPVFRSEELEARDGVTVFPESGVAVFGRQTVMMQRLPGKELSWKARALETTVPFETSMAALESSERNGFFRNPPLPVAVEAIGKYVPTLRKEWQTQVTKMVMCSPEEFDQVWEEGVKAMELNGAVEVAEGKRQAYIDHIKK, from the coding sequence GTGAAAAAAAGAAGATTAATAATATGTTTTTCATTAATCTTAGTACTTATAATGAATTTACTTGTAGGATGTAGCAAAGATGAGGACACTAAACAATCAAACAATACTAAAGCAACTGATTCAACAAAGCAAACAGAAGCAAAAAGAAAAGTATTAACGATTATGAGAGACTATCCTGGTGTTAATGAAGAGATTATTCCAGGTAGTGGCGATTACTTTGATAGTAACTGGACTACGCGCTACGTACAAGAAAACTTTGGAGATCCAAATAATATCGATGTCAAATGGGACTTAATTCATAGTGATACCTATATTGAAAAATTAACGATTAAACTAGCTTCTAATTCTTCACCTGATATTTTTTATGTGAGCTCTGGTAGTGGATCATTTATAACCAATATGGTATTGCAAGGTGGTATTGCTGAATTATCAGAAAGTGTAGACAAATACGGTTCTAACTTAAAGAAGCAGTTAGGTGAAGATCATATTACTACTTATGGTACCATGAATGGTGGGCTTTATGCTATCCCAGGTGTTGAAGATATTCTTGGCGTTAGTAATCACTGGATGCGTAAAGACTGGTTGGATAAGTTAGGATTAGATGTACCTGAGACCTTTGATGAATGGTATACTGCTATAAAGATGTTCAAAGATGAAGACCCTGGTAATTTAGGTGATGACGTTATACCTTTTGGAACACATTTCTTGAAGTATCCAACACCTTATGAAAGAATTGTTACCCATTTCATAGATTATGAAAGCATGTCAGAGGAAGACTACTATGCTTATAGCGGTTATGGTACAGAACACTTCAAACCAGGTTTCAAAGAAGGTATCCGCTTCCTTAATCAAATGTATAACGATGGTTTAATTAGTCCAGAATTTGCACTAGATGGTGGCGATTATGATATATTAATCGAAGATATTACTACTGGAAAAGTAGGTTCTTTTACTAGGAACATTCTATGGCCAGTTGACAGACATTCAGGTGATAAATCCTTATTTGATCTTATGAAAGAAAATGTACCTGATGGTGAATGGGTAGAGGTTGACTGCTTCACCAACAAATATACTGGTAAAACTGATAAACCTGTTGATAATCCAGTTTTAAGTTATGTGGCTATACCTGCATCTAGCGAAGTGGTTGATGAAGCTGTTATGTACTTGGATTGGTTAATTCAACCTGAGCAAATGTTTGCTCTTCAATACGGTATTGAAGGTGTAACTTATGATATGGTAGACGGCGTACCTGTCTTTAGATCTGAAGAGTTAGAAGCAAGAGACGGGGTTACTGTTTTCCCTGAATCAGGAGTTGCTGTATTTGGCAGACAAACAGTTATGATGCAAAGATTACCAGGGAAAGAACTATCATGGAAAGCAAGAGCTTTAGAAACTACAGTACCATTTGAAACAAGTATGGCCGCATTAGAATCATCAGAAAGAAATGGTTTCTTTAGAAACCCACCATTACCAGTAGCTGTAGAAGCTATCGGTAAATATGTTCCAACCCTAAGAAAAGAATGGCAAACACAAGTAACCAAAATGGTTATGTGTTCTCCGGAAGAATTTGATCAAGTTTGGGAGGAAGGCGTTAAGGCAATGGAATTAAATGGCGCTGTAGAAGTTGCTGAAGGTAAAAGGCAAGCCTATATTGATCATATCAAAAAATAG
- a CDS encoding AraC family transcriptional regulator codes for MHRNETVSICSRESINLSLNLYNCGYEEYQANQKWGPKVIDHYLLCYIFEGQGILEVNHVKYPIRKGQGFLISPNTLSLFKADRKYTLKLSSVGFFGYKVEEYLFRANLFPENPIFTYDKDNYLKKEFEQLNELSYRGNNRYCKMMSNLYAIMARLIDISDCSVKKTSKSELSDYYVRKALEFIDMNYSRKLTISDIADFIGLDRKYFHYIFRKKLHLSPQEYIINYKMNKSVHLMKNKYLTISDIARSVGYEDQFHFSKLFKKSKGLSPSEYRKSIEIQNENDF; via the coding sequence GTGCATAGAAATGAGACAGTTTCTATATGTAGTAGAGAATCAATTAATCTTAGTTTAAACCTTTATAATTGCGGATATGAAGAGTATCAGGCTAATCAAAAATGGGGACCAAAAGTTATTGATCATTACTTATTATGTTACATTTTTGAGGGGCAAGGTATTCTTGAGGTGAATCATGTTAAATACCCTATTCGTAAAGGTCAAGGTTTTCTCATTTCGCCCAACACCTTATCTTTATTTAAAGCGGATAGAAAATATACTCTGAAACTATCTTCAGTAGGTTTTTTTGGATACAAAGTAGAAGAGTATTTATTCAGAGCTAATCTTTTTCCAGAGAATCCAATTTTTACTTATGATAAAGATAATTATCTAAAAAAAGAGTTTGAACAATTGAATGAGCTATCCTATAGAGGAAATAATCGATACTGCAAGATGATGTCTAACCTATATGCTATTATGGCACGATTAATTGATATTTCAGATTGTAGTGTAAAAAAGACTAGTAAATCCGAACTTAGCGATTACTATGTTAGGAAGGCATTAGAGTTTATTGATATGAATTACTCAAGAAAGCTTACAATATCCGACATAGCTGATTTTATTGGACTTGACAGAAAGTATTTTCATTATATATTCAGAAAAAAACTTCATTTATCTCCTCAGGAGTATATCATTAATTATAAGATGAATAAATCAGTACACTTAATGAAAAACAAATATTTAACAATATCCGACATTGCACGATCAGTGGGTTATGAAGATCAATTTCACTTTTCGAAGTTGTTTAAAAAGAGTAAAGGTCTTTCCCCTAGTGAATATAGGAAGAGTATTGAAATCCAAAATGAGAATGATTTTTAA
- a CDS encoding HAD family hydrolase: MEAKEIVILIDSGDTIIDEGTEIRDENDIVIQADLIPGADVMLKTLYERGYTLALVADGLAQSFVNMFTQNGIYDYFTTLIYSEPIKAAKPSPRMFKAAVGALDLSEVDYDRIVMVGNNLSRDIKGANELGLTSIFLNWSPRYTNEPADESEIPNYVINEPMELIDLIEKLNTDLLKIA; this comes from the coding sequence ATGGAAGCAAAAGAGATAGTTATCTTAATTGACAGTGGTGATACAATAATTGATGAAGGTACAGAAATTAGAGATGAAAATGATATAGTCATTCAAGCAGACTTAATACCTGGAGCTGATGTGATGCTCAAAACCCTTTATGAAAGAGGCTATACACTTGCCTTAGTTGCTGATGGATTAGCTCAGTCATTTGTTAACATGTTTACTCAAAATGGCATTTATGATTATTTTACCACCTTGATTTACTCTGAACCTATAAAAGCAGCTAAGCCAAGTCCAAGAATGTTTAAAGCAGCAGTTGGAGCTTTGGATTTAAGTGAAGTAGATTATGATCGTATTGTTATGGTAGGTAATAATCTCAGTCGCGATATCAAGGGTGCAAATGAGTTAGGTTTAACAAGTATCTTTTTAAATTGGTCACCTCGGTATACCAATGAACCGGCTGATGAAAGTGAAATACCAAACTATGTAATAAATGAACCTATGGAACTCATTGATTTAATCGAGAAACTCAATACAGATTTATTGAAGATTGCATAA
- a CDS encoding Vps62-related protein, with translation MSNFKRNLSIVLCMTLVACFGLSTGAWTDVAEASTLSVTIYEHSNYGGSSQVLTPGSYNVDDLSIGNDELTSLRVPTGLKVTLYEHSNWEGDKSIYYMDNSNVGDDWNDETSSIKVESISTGEGMPLDQYNTDAGKSQLIDTYAPRIWFARNAGTNELECYRPSSVEWAFPNLTRYRNSDGKYWLKTKETLDSPSTILDFFAGNIASAPVYSYIVEKNNNMIDIVYFVYYPYNRGKVIAGTYFGNHVGDWEHITVRLTKVENNGVTYVVPIQVYLSAHNFGGAYEWDDLSKEQTTHPVVYAAWGSHGFWKDSGNHEYANYVFFSLVDVCNQGLAWDTWNNTEKYFYNESRGIGTTEWPAWMSTDYSNSGTGDPSDPASGPIYRWGNEQMGSSYFGQYRLEDGPTGPPDKGVWDLNSFE, from the coding sequence ATGAGTAATTTTAAGCGTAATTTATCTATTGTTTTATGTATGACATTGGTTGCATGTTTTGGTCTATCCACAGGTGCTTGGACAGATGTAGCTGAGGCAAGTACTCTTTCTGTGACAATTTATGAACACTCTAATTATGGTGGAAGCTCTCAGGTCCTTACACCAGGTTCTTACAATGTGGATGATTTATCAATTGGTAACGATGAGTTAACTTCATTAAGGGTTCCAACTGGTCTAAAAGTTACACTTTATGAGCATTCCAATTGGGAAGGGGATAAAAGTATCTATTATATGGATAACTCTAATGTAGGTGATGATTGGAATGATGAAACTAGCAGTATTAAAGTCGAATCTATATCTACTGGAGAAGGTATGCCTCTAGATCAGTATAATACTGATGCCGGTAAATCCCAGTTAATTGATACATATGCACCGCGGATTTGGTTTGCTAGGAATGCAGGTACCAATGAACTGGAATGTTATCGACCTTCCTCAGTTGAATGGGCGTTTCCAAATCTAACACGCTATCGAAACAGCGATGGTAAGTACTGGTTAAAGACTAAAGAGACTCTAGATTCACCATCGACTATACTTGACTTCTTTGCAGGAAATATTGCCTCTGCACCAGTTTACTCCTATATTGTGGAAAAAAATAATAATATGATTGATATTGTTTATTTTGTCTATTACCCATACAACCGTGGTAAAGTCATAGCAGGTACATATTTTGGTAACCACGTAGGTGATTGGGAGCATATCACTGTTCGATTAACTAAAGTTGAAAACAATGGTGTCACATATGTTGTTCCTATCCAAGTGTATCTATCTGCCCATAACTTTGGCGGTGCATATGAATGGGATGATTTATCGAAAGAGCAAACAACTCACCCAGTGGTATATGCAGCTTGGGGTTCACATGGATTCTGGAAAGACTCAGGGAACCATGAATATGCAAATTACGTATTTTTCTCATTGGTAGATGTGTGTAATCAAGGATTGGCTTGGGACACATGGAATAACACAGAGAAGTATTTTTATAATGAAAGTAGGGGAATTGGAACGACTGAATGGCCAGCATGGATGAGTACTGATTACTCTAATTCAGGGACTGGAGATCCAAGTGATCCAGCTAGTGGTCCAATATATCGATGGGGAAATGAGCAAATGGGTTCTAGTTATTTTGGACAATATCGACTTGAAGATGGTCCAACAGGACCACCTGACAAAGGCGTATGGGATCTTAACTCATTTGAATAA
- a CDS encoding alkaline phosphatase family protein, giving the protein MIKRVFVIGLDGAGNAIKDVETPNIDLIIKEGAYTYEGDTARPPISGECWGSLFHGVPAHKHLLNNDVVKKNPYPEDSVYPSFMKLVRQEWEDCSLAAFSCWGPINRGIIEESTNCYCISKPDKDLIHEIIDYIGKNDPRVLFVQFDDIDDKGHTYGYRSKEYNDEIRLKDNYVGMLIDAIKKADMFEDSLIIVTADHGGGGTDIKSHSSDHPLNTKIFWGCYGPTVNRGFNIEEEVNIMDTAAVVAYALGLDIPDEWDAKVPGGIFR; this is encoded by the coding sequence ATGATTAAAAGAGTTTTTGTTATTGGCCTAGATGGCGCTGGAAATGCTATAAAAGATGTGGAAACACCTAATATTGACTTAATTATTAAAGAGGGTGCATACACCTACGAAGGTGATACTGCTAGACCACCTATAAGCGGAGAATGTTGGGGTTCGCTTTTTCATGGTGTACCAGCTCATAAGCATCTGTTAAACAACGATGTTGTTAAGAAAAATCCATATCCAGAAGATTCCGTTTATCCTTCCTTTATGAAATTAGTTAGACAAGAATGGGAAGACTGTTCTTTAGCTGCTTTTAGCTGTTGGGGACCTATTAATAGAGGTATTATTGAAGAATCAACTAATTGTTATTGTATATCAAAACCAGATAAAGATTTAATTCATGAGATAATCGATTATATAGGTAAGAATGACCCAAGAGTACTATTTGTACAGTTTGATGATATTGATGATAAGGGGCATACATATGGGTATAGGTCTAAAGAATATAATGATGAAATTAGACTAAAAGATAACTATGTTGGTATGCTTATTGATGCCATTAAAAAAGCAGACATGTTTGAAGATAGTTTAATCATTGTAACTGCTGATCACGGTGGAGGGGGAACGGATATAAAAAGCCATAGTTCTGACCACCCTCTTAATACTAAAATTTTCTGGGGATGTTATGGACCTACTGTTAATAGAGGTTTTAATATTGAAGAAGAGGTTAATATCATGGATACAGCAGCAGTTGTAGCATATGCCTTAGGTTTAGATATTCCTGATGAATGGGATGCCAAAGTACCTGGAGGAATTTTTAGATAA
- a CDS encoding MFS transporter, protein MNQLKKWQTKIFILCWLAYAFAYLGRTNLSIAIPSIESALQLSSGKLGLLASLFFWSYGIGQLINGYIGDKYSSKRLIFIGLIVSAIANLLFGFSTNYIVMGILWMINGYFLSMLWGPIMKTLSHWFNPESRGNVAIGISTSMVGGFLLAWGFIGFILSFMEWNWAFWIPGIIIFIFSIVFLIFSTDSPTDVHMPPISDEVHHQDQKTSEISLLKVISETKLWFVVIACYAQGIVKDGISLWAPKLLMDTHHLDIESAVPFIIFIPIMNFFGMFLASKLNKRFNNKEKLTAMVLFLLGIITLIGLIKIGVYSPILAIIFLGLSSAMMYGANTILLGVIPLSYAKYNKTSSVAGFLDFNSYMAAGLSSLIAGFSLDSIGWNGILIFWTIMIAVAILALYRSLIHDRLKA, encoded by the coding sequence ATGAATCAACTAAAAAAGTGGCAGACTAAAATTTTTATCCTCTGCTGGCTAGCCTATGCATTCGCATATTTAGGAAGAACGAACTTATCTATTGCTATACCGTCTATAGAAAGCGCATTACAGTTGAGCAGTGGAAAATTAGGCTTACTTGCAAGCTTATTTTTCTGGTCATATGGTATTGGACAATTAATCAATGGTTATATTGGTGATAAATATTCAAGTAAACGCCTAATCTTCATCGGATTAATTGTATCAGCCATTGCAAACTTACTATTTGGATTTTCCACGAACTATATTGTTATGGGAATATTATGGATGATTAACGGTTATTTTTTATCCATGCTATGGGGACCCATTATGAAAACCTTATCTCATTGGTTTAACCCTGAATCTAGAGGTAATGTGGCTATAGGCATATCTACATCTATGGTTGGCGGCTTTTTATTAGCATGGGGTTTTATTGGATTTATATTATCTTTTATGGAATGGAATTGGGCTTTTTGGATTCCAGGTATCATCATTTTTATATTCTCTATTGTTTTTTTAATCTTTAGTACAGATAGTCCAACAGATGTACATATGCCACCTATTTCTGATGAAGTACATCATCAAGATCAAAAAACTTCGGAAATATCATTGTTAAAAGTTATCTCTGAAACTAAACTTTGGTTTGTTGTTATAGCCTGTTATGCCCAGGGTATTGTGAAAGATGGGATTTCTCTATGGGCTCCAAAGTTGTTAATGGATACACATCATTTAGACATAGAATCAGCAGTACCCTTTATTATATTTATTCCTATCATGAATTTTTTTGGTATGTTTTTAGCTTCTAAATTAAATAAAAGATTTAATAATAAAGAAAAGTTAACTGCAATGGTTTTATTCTTATTAGGTATTATTACTTTAATTGGCCTAATTAAGATAGGTGTATATAGTCCAATTCTAGCTATCATTTTCCTAGGTTTATCTTCAGCTATGATGTATGGTGCAAATACAATTTTACTTGGTGTCATTCCATTAAGCTATGCAAAATATAATAAAACCTCTTCTGTCGCAGGTTTCTTAGATTTCAATTCCTATATGGCAGCTGGATTATCCTCACTTATCGCTGGTTTTAGCCTTGACAGTATTGGTTGGAATGGCATACTAATCTTCTGGACAATTATGATAGCCGTAGCTATTTTAGCACTGTATAGAAGTTTAATTCATGACCGATTAAAAGCATAA
- a CDS encoding DeoR/GlpR family DNA-binding transcription regulator translates to MLAEERYGKILEILSNEKTVKSSYLIQLLNVSTETVRRDLEYLEKEGLIKRVHGGAVLNKASSLIPSFSTRNEMKNEEKDALAKNAIAFITNGNSIALDNGTTTLHLAKLIKGNFKDLTVITNSLLIANMLYEDPQINVILLGGIIDSKNHCMAGPLTEKNIELFHIDKAFISVTGISLNNGATDFEFSSIVIQKKLISRSNKTYLLADSSKFNTSSLLNVCALEDVDSIITDPDLSDTVYDEYSRAGLQIVK, encoded by the coding sequence ATGTTAGCGGAAGAGAGATATGGAAAGATACTAGAGATTTTATCAAACGAAAAAACTGTTAAATCTTCTTATTTGATCCAGCTACTTAATGTTTCTACAGAGACCGTAAGACGCGATCTAGAATATTTAGAAAAAGAGGGATTAATTAAGAGAGTGCACGGTGGAGCCGTTTTAAATAAGGCCAGTAGCCTAATTCCCTCCTTTAGTACTAGAAATGAAATGAAGAATGAAGAAAAAGATGCTCTAGCCAAAAATGCAATTGCTTTCATAACCAACGGGAATTCAATTGCTTTGGATAATGGTACAACTACTCTCCATTTAGCGAAGCTAATTAAAGGGAACTTCAAAGATTTAACCGTTATAACCAACTCCCTCTTAATAGCTAATATGTTATATGAGGACCCGCAGATAAATGTTATACTTCTAGGAGGTATTATCGATAGTAAAAATCATTGTATGGCAGGACCTTTAACTGAAAAGAACATTGAGTTATTCCATATTGATAAAGCTTTTATTAGTGTAACCGGTATATCTTTGAATAATGGTGCTACAGATTTTGAATTTAGTAGTATAGTCATTCAGAAGAAATTAATCTCACGTTCTAATAAAACTTATCTTTTAGCAGATAGTAGTAAATTTAATACATCTTCTTTATTAAACGTTTGTGCATTAGAAGATGTAGATTCAATTATCACAGATCCAGACCTATCTGATACTGTGTATGACGAATATTCTAGGGCGGGATTACAAATCGTTAAGTAA
- a CDS encoding extracellular solute-binding protein: MKKVMQKLFCLMMVVVMSMTMFVGCDKGEEPTQTTTGDQQSDNSKNTNSESGEQEPIVVKMFSCWNGSSGNAPRDHFDNVVANKIYEETGVIFDIEYATSSESENLNMMFSSGDVPYDVVTAPYWGGNGGETGIIKRAASQGMLMSLEGLLDEFGPNIKRFEEGAAKDYLENDVYAPEYNGHTYVIPYQLPATPEDSKNWGYTVYVRKDIMEALGWKREDFNHSEKIYEFLKEVKAGDFKDINGNPVIPAGNWHNGWDYSLFTRSYHTGNMSSLWIDPDTNKAIVDRRSPLIMEEVLFMRKLVAEGLFDPEAFRQNDTVAKEKHAVGKYAVHGVHYFHQRDFYKQTLYVDHPEMEYVPVGPIPNSQGIAGGVSVKGRAGSPIWFIPADTDSAIAEAAIKAINYLNSEEGRLLAFYGIEGTHFDMVDGQPRMREEFVEMNKDGSLKAETGIQGEYRELISLYPYMSQWGEFTPGEAEVPDATYELIINEIVPNTIVDGYRASNFINDYDKKEEINELLNGDLWRDYRERAYFSETDEEAIKIIEEYQQYLIDGGIEEYEAFINEKAAERDDVLY, translated from the coding sequence ATGAAAAAGGTTATGCAAAAGCTATTTTGTCTTATGATGGTAGTAGTTATGTCCATGACAATGTTTGTAGGTTGCGATAAGGGGGAAGAACCTACACAAACGACGACTGGTGACCAACAATCTGATAACAGTAAAAACACGAATTCTGAATCAGGCGAGCAAGAGCCCATCGTTGTTAAGATGTTCTCATGTTGGAATGGTTCAAGCGGAAATGCACCCAGAGATCACTTTGATAATGTGGTAGCCAATAAGATTTATGAAGAAACAGGGGTTATCTTTGACATCGAATACGCCACATCTTCAGAATCTGAGAATTTAAATATGATGTTTTCATCAGGCGATGTTCCATATGATGTAGTAACAGCTCCATACTGGGGTGGTAATGGCGGCGAGACTGGTATTATTAAACGAGCAGCTAGTCAAGGGATGTTGATGAGTCTTGAAGGATTACTTGATGAGTTTGGTCCTAATATTAAACGCTTTGAAGAAGGAGCTGCTAAGGATTATCTTGAGAATGATGTTTATGCACCTGAATACAATGGTCATACTTATGTTATTCCTTACCAATTACCTGCAACTCCTGAAGATAGCAAAAACTGGGGTTATACTGTGTATGTACGTAAAGATATTATGGAAGCATTAGGATGGAAGCGAGAAGATTTCAATCACTCTGAGAAGATATATGAGTTTTTAAAAGAAGTTAAAGCAGGGGATTTTAAAGATATCAATGGAAATCCTGTTATTCCAGCTGGAAACTGGCATAACGGATGGGATTACAGTTTATTTACACGTTCTTATCATACAGGCAATATGAGTAGTTTATGGATAGACCCAGATACCAATAAAGCAATTGTTGATAGACGAAGTCCATTGATCATGGAAGAAGTCCTATTCATGAGAAAGTTAGTAGCAGAAGGGTTATTTGATCCTGAAGCATTTAGACAAAACGATACTGTTGCTAAAGAAAAGCATGCTGTCGGTAAATATGCAGTGCACGGTGTTCATTATTTTCATCAAAGAGATTTTTATAAGCAAACATTGTATGTTGACCATCCTGAGATGGAATATGTTCCAGTAGGTCCAATTCCCAACTCTCAAGGCATCGCAGGTGGGGTTTCAGTGAAAGGGCGTGCAGGCTCACCAATATGGTTTATTCCAGCTGATACAGATTCAGCTATTGCAGAAGCTGCTATAAAAGCTATTAACTACTTAAACAGTGAAGAGGGTAGACTTTTAGCCTTCTATGGTATTGAAGGTACGCATTTTGACATGGTAGATGGGCAACCAAGAATGCGTGAAGAATTTGTTGAAATGAACAAAGATGGTTCTCTTAAAGCAGAAACAGGTATTCAAGGTGAATACAGAGAGTTAATTTCACTTTATCCATATATGAGCCAGTGGGGTGAATTTACTCCTGGAGAAGCAGAAGTGCCTGATGCAACCTATGAGCTTATTATTAATGAGATTGTACCTAATACAATAGTGGATGGTTATCGTGCAAGTAACTTCATCAATGACTACGATAAAAAAGAAGAGATTAATGAATTACTCAATGGTGATTTATGGCGCGACTATAGAGAAAGAGCATATTTCTCTGAAACAGATGAAGAAGCTATAAAAATCATTGAAGAGTATCAGCAATATCTTATCGATGGTGGTATTGAAGAATATGAAGCCTTTATCAACGAAAAGGCAGCTGAAAGAGACGACGTTTTATACTAA